A segment of the Verrucomicrobiota bacterium genome:
CGTTGCTCCGACTCGTCTCGGCCCTGCTCCAGGAAACCAGTGAAGTCTGGGAAACCGGAAAAGTTTACCTCAACATGGAATGCCAAACCTAGCCCTCAGTTTGATGCTCAACAAATTTACAGAAAAAGAATTGCGCCGCCAACTTTTATTTCAACTTCGCCAGCCGGTTGACAACCCTCATAGGTGCTGGAGCGCGCTGGTTCGCCGTCTCGTTCATACACCTCGAATCTTCCGGACCCAGTGCCAACTCCAAACCCACTCGGCAAGGGCAAAGGTCACGACTAACAATGAAAGAAAACCAAAACGAATCAGGAACAAATCCCACTCCGTCGGTGATCTAGGACGATGGAAGATGATAAGTGCAGCTCCCGCCCAGAACGCCAGCACTGCAATGCCAGTGGTGTGGGCAATACGTCCGCCGTCCAAAACCAACATGGCAAAGATGCTGAGAAAGCCCTGCAATATTAAAGCGTCGAAGATGGCGCGTCTGTAACTAGAGGCGATTGGAAGTGTAATCATGATGTGCGAACTGGTCTAACAGATAGGATGAGCGACTGGAGTCTTGTTTATCGCTTTCATAGGTTCATAACCTTAAATCCTGACTTTAGGCTTGTCCAGTCGGGAGATTCTGAAAGGCTGCGGGTTCTTTTTGAACCAGGAAAAGCAACAACGGAAAGGTTGCTGAAAACAATTCCGCGTTCTGTTTCAACGCGTCGTAACCTTGCTCAGGAACTCGCGGGTGCGCGCGTGTTGTGGATTAGAGAAAATCTGTTCGGGCGGCCCGCATTCGGCGACGCGGCCCGCGTCGAAGAAGACGACGCGGTCGGCCATGTCGCGTGCGAATTGCATTTCGTGCGTCACGACGATCATGGTCATGCCTTCCTCGGCAAGCTGGCGCATCACGCGCAAGACCTCCTCGCGCAATTCCGGATCGAGCGCGCTGGTCGGCTCGTCAAAGAGCATGACCTGCGGTTCCATCGCCAGCGCGCGGGCGATGGCCACGCGCTGCTGTTGTCCGCCGGATAGTTGAGCGGGATAAGCATTGGCCTTTTCTTCGAGGCCGACCTTCAACAGCAACTCACGCGCAAGCGTGTCGGCGTCA
Coding sequences within it:
- a CDS encoding amino acid ABC transporter ATP-binding protein, with the translated sequence MIAVEQLVKSYNSNRVLHGIDHAQERGEAVVLIGPSGCGKSTFLRCLNQLEIADAGRITIGDVTIEGGHAPRTSEERERQRQLRIRAGMVFQQFNLFPHLTVLQNITQAPTVVKRVARRDADTLARELLLKVGLEEKANAYPAQLSGGQQQRVAIARALAMEPQVMLFDEPTSALDPELREEVLRVMRQLAEEGMTMIVVTHEMQFARDMADRVVFFDAGRVAECGPPEQIFSNPQHARTREFLSKVTTR